A genomic segment from Panulirus ornatus isolate Po-2019 chromosome 20, ASM3632096v1, whole genome shotgun sequence encodes:
- the LOC139756111 gene encoding uncharacterized protein has protein sequence MACLGRHKRNNTRKRSAKYCHHQQQHGQTDTMLHRDQHESVKKGYEQQQQEDHHTQVDIMHHRDHHESVKQCHQVQTEYQHRSTNVMLHRNQQHEQYQENGRCQCQYHPTVPCPVTAFCSVAPTTSCHPWKHQMSLPPILLPSLAFYCLLLVGSLVTPCAAICPNNCTCDDDALVVRCEPSKIDVLPFTFNPALQQLTMYGTQIHALDVNSLHWYLDLRHVNLSKNMIKYVNADTFKNQMHLEELHLAQNAISDLTADMFVGLYNLIVLSLRGNMIKSLDGGVFMYLKHLRDLDLSENQIEKLEDQALAGLSNLRVLHLHDNRLSTIPASNLALVPDLAELSLGSNDFTEVVEGDLQSMKTLKSLDLSGAMLAEGLSNVSFIGLSGLRKLKLESCGLKSVPTSALSPLNKLEELHIGRNLFTILPSDAFRNNRNLHSLFVSGCPNLLYLDKGVLQHNLNIKQVVITQNPQLTYIAPAALRFLPELSLLDLHDNNLKQVSEHAASWTDIETWHLEGNPLTCNCSAAWLHVLTLAPNASASLKCASPPHLAGIPLHSTQMSDLACGMDPATQGLVIGLVVCAIVVVVAAVVVVMLYRHHGSCVHRLLKGHHIGGRGSGCDRHPYTHNYSQAYIMTPNKPVPVTEL, from the exons ATGGCCTGCTTGGGGAGGCATAAGAGAAACAACACCAGGAAGAGATCAGCGAAATACTGTCATCATCAACAGCAGCACGGCCAAACAGACACTATGCTCCACAGAGACCAGCATGAGTCAGTGAAAAAGGGTtatgagcaacagcagcaggaggatcaTCACACTCAAGTAGACATCATGCACCACAGAGACCATCATGAATCTGTGAAGCAGTGTCACCAAGTGCAGACGGAATATCAGCACAGATCTACAAATGTCATGCTCCACAGGAACCAGCAGCATGAGCAGTATCAGGAGAATGGGAGGTGCCAGTGCCAGTACCACCCTACTGTCCCCTGCCCTGTCACTGCCTTTTGCTCTGTTGCACCAACCACCTCCTGTCATCCGTGGAAGCATCAGATGTCACTGCCACCAATACTGTTGCCATCACTTGCCTTCtactgcctcctgctggtggggtcTTTAGTGACTCCCTGTGCCGCCATCTGCCCTAACAACTGTACCTGCGATGATGAT gcacttgttgttcgctgtgaGCCTTCAAAAATAGATGTACTACCATTCACCTTTAATCCAGCACTTCAGCAACTTACCATGTATGGCACGCAGATACATGCACTGGATGTTAATTCACTGCACTGGTACCTGGACCTTCGTCATGTTAATCTTAG CAAAAACATGATCAAATATGTGAACGCTGACACTTTTAAGAATCAGATGCATCTTGAGGAACTTCACTTGGCGCAGAATGCTATTAGTGATTTGACTGCTGACATGTTTGTGGGACTCTACAATCTCATT gtTCTGTCTTTACGGGGGAACATGATCAAATCATTGGATGGTGGTGTCTTCATGTATTTGAAGCACTTGAGAGATCTTGACCTCTCTGAAAACCAAATAGAGAAACTGGAAGACCAGGCGTTAGCAGGGTTATCGAACTTGCGAGTCCTACACCTCCATGACAACCGACTATCTACAATACCAGCCTCAAACCTTGCTCTTGTACCTGATTTGGCAGAACTTAGTCTGGGCAGTAATGATTTCACTGAAGTAGTGGAAGGTGATCTTCAGTCCATGAAAACTCTGAAGAGCCTCGACCTTTCTGGGGCAATGTTGGCTGAAGGTCTCTCCAATGTATCTTTCATAGGTCTCTCTGGACTGCGGAAGCTGAAACTAGAAAGTTGTGGACTAAAGTCTGTACCAACATCTGCACTCAGTCCCCTCAACAAATTGGAAGAACTGCATATTGGACGTAACCTGTTTACTATTTTGCCATCAGATGCTTTCAGAAATAATCGTAATTTACATTCACTCTTTGTATCAGGATGCCCCAATTTGCTGTATCTGGACAAAGGTGTTTTGCAACATAATTTGAATATTAAGCAAGTAGTGATTACACAGAATCCACAGCTGACATATATAGCTCCAGCTGCTCTTCGTTTCCTGCCTGAACTAAGTCTCCTGGATCTTCACGACAACAACCTTAAACAGGTCAGTGAACATGCAGCATCATGGACAGATATTGAAACTTGGCACCTTGAAGGAAATCCTCTAACATGTAACTGCTCTGCTGCTTGGCTTCATGTACTGACCTTGGCTCCAAATGCAAGTGCAAGTTTGAAGTGTGCATCTCCACCTCACCTGGCAGGTATTCCATTACACTCAACACAAATGAGCGATCTGGCATGTGGCATGGATCCAGCTACACAAGGATTGGTTATTGGCCTTGTGGTCTGtgccattgtggtggtggtagcagcagtggtagtggtgatgctgTATCGCCACCATGGCTCATGTGTTCATCGCCTCCTCAAAGGACACCATATAGGAGGACGTGGAAGTGGATGTGATCGCCATCCTTACACTCATAATTATAGCCAAGCTTATATCATGACACCCAACAAGCCTGTGCCTGTTACTGAACTCTAG